The following proteins are encoded in a genomic region of Paenibacillus sp. FSL H3-0469:
- a CDS encoding carbohydrate ABC transporter permease translates to MSERTSNRIFDIVNVTFIALFVLFCLAPFVHVIAVSLSSTRAITSGEVTIFPIELNWKAYVQVFTDNAMIRSLIFTIILTVATTVLCMLFTVAAAYPLTKSKLKGRTMFMYLIIITMFFSGGIIPEYLLIRDLHMIDSVWSLILPGLVSPFNLIILISFFRSIPPSLEESAEIDGSSHIRTLLKIVLPLSMPVMATLALFYAVGRWNGFQDSLMYINNPDLYPLQLKLFQMVQNNMITELTNLEGAARTKLPPESLKAATVVFATVPILVVYPWLQKYFVSGVMLGAVKG, encoded by the coding sequence ATGAGTGAACGTACCTCTAACCGGATATTCGATATCGTTAACGTTACCTTTATTGCACTGTTCGTGCTGTTCTGCCTGGCTCCGTTTGTACACGTTATTGCAGTGTCCCTCAGCTCCACGCGGGCTATTACCTCCGGGGAAGTTACGATTTTTCCGATTGAGCTGAACTGGAAGGCTTATGTGCAGGTCTTCACCGACAATGCGATGATCCGCTCGCTGATCTTCACCATTATCCTGACGGTTGCGACTACTGTATTATGTATGCTATTCACCGTTGCAGCCGCTTACCCGCTGACCAAAAGCAAGCTGAAGGGCCGCACGATGTTCATGTACCTGATCATTATCACCATGTTCTTCAGCGGCGGTATTATTCCTGAATACCTGCTGATCCGTGATCTGCATATGATCGATTCTGTATGGTCGCTGATTCTGCCCGGTCTGGTCAGCCCGTTCAACCTGATTATCCTGATCTCCTTCTTCCGCAGCATTCCGCCGAGTCTGGAAGAGTCAGCAGAGATTGATGGCAGCTCGCATATCCGCACCCTGCTGAAAATCGTGCTGCCGTTATCCATGCCGGTTATGGCTACACTCGCGCTCTTCTATGCGGTGGGACGCTGGAACGGATTCCAGGATTCCCTGATGTACATCAATAACCCTGACCTGTATCCGCTTCAGTTGAAGCTCTTCCAGATGGTTCAGAACAATATGATCACTGAGCTGACGAACCTGGAGGGAGCGGCCCGCACCAAGCTGCCGCCGGAGAGCCTCAAGGCCGCTACTGTCGTCTTCGCCACGGTACCGATTCTGGTCGTCTATCCTTGGCTGCAGAAATATTTCGTCAGCGGTGTTATGCTAGGAGCTGTGAAGGGCTAA
- a CDS encoding radical SAM protein, producing MRLSKYNYKHRLSDDVLLIMNTLTGAVDLVEPKVARVLFNRSSDTSALNDLDPETLTLLKSRGYLTDKNEEQFVRESLDTLYRSRQALHFTICPTYKCNLACPYCFQSGIHQDSPTLTPTQIHEMFQAMDQMVQKQPDADVQFELFGGEPFLARNQSLVEHILQQAIERNWPILSITNGSELGAYFPFLQKHSAHFHHMQITLDGPKEIHDQLRKYRDNSGSFDLICANITFLLEHQIPVTVRINTGRENVRYLPEIFAGFERLQWTSSPDFSCQIAPINDNFNTGNVTGFQPEYELLKQLHSLFPDWEAARARYRVSLGYFMEKKLRILRKAIFDTDDEHYYFDLSGCSASRLHNLVFGADGLLYPCVETVGFPDYSIGSYLQGLQLNEEKWQRWHRDIAVNDKCSQCNLAPLCGGGCVLKGSSEGELREFEASCSFTRQYLKTYLDLHRDRLLESYYK from the coding sequence ATGAGATTGTCTAAGTATAACTACAAACACAGATTAAGCGATGATGTTCTGCTGATCATGAATACATTAACCGGCGCTGTAGACTTGGTTGAGCCTAAGGTAGCCCGTGTTCTTTTTAATAGAAGCTCCGATACATCTGCATTAAACGATCTGGATCCGGAAACGCTTACCCTGCTTAAAAGCAGGGGTTATCTTACGGATAAGAACGAAGAACAATTTGTACGGGAATCCCTGGATACTCTTTACCGCTCGCGCCAGGCCTTACACTTCACGATTTGCCCTACCTATAAATGCAATCTCGCCTGTCCCTACTGCTTCCAATCCGGCATTCACCAGGACTCGCCAACACTTACACCTACACAGATTCATGAGATGTTTCAAGCTATGGATCAAATGGTACAGAAACAGCCAGATGCGGACGTCCAGTTCGAGCTTTTCGGCGGCGAGCCCTTCCTGGCCCGTAATCAATCCCTGGTAGAGCACATATTGCAGCAGGCGATCGAGCGGAACTGGCCTATTCTCTCCATCACGAATGGAAGCGAGCTCGGTGCGTATTTCCCTTTTCTTCAGAAACATTCTGCGCATTTCCATCATATGCAGATCACCCTTGACGGCCCGAAGGAGATTCATGACCAGCTGCGAAAATACAGGGACAACAGCGGCAGCTTCGACCTGATTTGCGCGAACATTACTTTTCTCCTCGAGCATCAGATTCCCGTCACTGTGCGGATCAATACAGGCCGGGAGAACGTCCGGTATCTGCCGGAAATATTCGCCGGGTTCGAGCGGCTGCAGTGGACAAGCTCACCTGATTTCTCCTGCCAGATTGCTCCGATTAACGATAATTTCAATACAGGCAATGTTACCGGCTTTCAGCCTGAGTATGAGCTGCTGAAGCAGCTTCATTCGCTCTTTCCCGACTGGGAAGCCGCCCGCGCAAGATACAGGGTCAGCCTGGGATATTTCATGGAGAAGAAGCTGAGGATACTCCGCAAAGCTATTTTTGATACAGACGATGAGCACTACTATTTCGATTTATCCGGCTGCAGTGCTTCGAGGCTTCATAATCTCGTATTCGGTGCAGACGGGCTGCTGTATCCATGCGTCGAAACCGTGGGATTCCCGGATTATTCGATCGGGAGCTATCTTCAAGGGCTGCAGTTAAATGAAGAAAAGTGGCAGAGATGGCACCGGGATATCGCAGTGAATGACAAATGCAGCCAGTGTAATCTTGCTCCTCTGTGCGGGGGCGGTTGTGTTCTCAAAGGAAGCAGTGAGGGTGAATTGAGAGAATTTGAAGCGAGCTGCAGCTTCACAAGGCAGTACTTGAAGACTTATCTGGACCTTCACCGGGACCGTCTGCTTGAGAGCTACTACAAGTGA
- a CDS encoding extracellular solute-binding protein yields the protein MTVNVNQRVLKKAIGIGLTAVMGATLLAGCSSDGKSNSAAGGTDAPGKSADRVTLKVEIFDRGKTPKQYTITNNFMSQMIQKNFGDPNNINVEFVPVQRSEEVTKLNVLMASNTDVPDIVFTYDSSVFYRYAQQGGLTDVGPLLEEHGQTLKKFIGDETMAFGQLDGKQFAIPGKRAITGRYTSYIRQDWLDKLGLPVPKNTDELYTTLKAFKEKDPAGLGSKTIPMGMSLGSAQLETLIYSFIKPISGDLTYSQRYELPLHEGFKDAAQFLNKLYNEGLVSKDFSLDEDKAQVSKDIQNGNVGFFSEDVDSLFYADGTLDNLYKNVPGSKLQPVDVLTNAKVDNKYIKSRYASNGMYIMIPKSSKRAVEAVKYLDWMATGNNLIDIYNGVEGENYDMVDGIPVVKADVSQEFQDRLFTSGDTAIISNGKNLGDQATNEKAWIMGFPANNQEALKQSIDIANTDTVGPIVFGKPIESESKYGTTLSDKLNVIIVKTAMAKPDQFDTIFEQEMKDYMSLGGDKLKAELEQALTEISAK from the coding sequence ATGACAGTGAACGTAAACCAAAGAGTTCTGAAGAAGGCAATCGGCATCGGCTTGACCGCAGTAATGGGAGCTACTCTGCTTGCAGGCTGTTCCTCGGACGGTAAATCGAATTCGGCAGCCGGAGGTACAGATGCACCCGGGAAGAGCGCTGACCGCGTAACCTTGAAGGTAGAGATCTTCGACCGCGGTAAAACGCCGAAGCAATACACCATTACCAATAACTTCATGTCTCAGATGATTCAGAAAAATTTCGGTGATCCGAATAATATCAATGTAGAATTCGTTCCAGTGCAGCGTTCAGAGGAAGTGACCAAGCTGAACGTACTGATGGCCAGCAATACAGATGTGCCGGATATTGTCTTCACTTATGATTCCAGTGTCTTCTACCGTTACGCCCAGCAAGGCGGGCTGACCGATGTGGGTCCCTTATTAGAGGAGCATGGCCAGACCCTGAAGAAATTCATTGGTGATGAGACGATGGCCTTCGGCCAGCTCGATGGCAAGCAATTCGCGATTCCGGGTAAACGGGCGATTACAGGCCGCTACACTTCATACATCCGCCAGGACTGGCTGGATAAGCTGGGGCTGCCGGTACCGAAGAACACCGATGAGCTCTACACAACTTTGAAAGCGTTTAAAGAGAAGGACCCGGCCGGTCTGGGCAGCAAAACTATTCCGATGGGCATGTCCCTCGGCTCCGCTCAGCTGGAGACGCTGATCTACTCCTTCATCAAGCCGATCAGCGGCGACCTTACTTACAGCCAGCGCTACGAGCTGCCGCTGCATGAGGGCTTCAAGGATGCGGCACAGTTCCTCAACAAGCTCTACAATGAAGGGCTGGTCAGCAAGGACTTCAGTCTGGATGAAGACAAAGCCCAGGTGTCCAAGGACATTCAGAACGGCAACGTCGGCTTCTTCTCCGAGGATGTGGACAGTCTGTTCTATGCCGACGGTACGCTGGATAATCTCTACAAGAATGTACCGGGCAGCAAGCTGCAGCCGGTGGATGTCCTCACCAATGCCAAAGTGGACAATAAGTATATCAAATCCCGCTATGCCTCGAACGGTATGTACATCATGATTCCTAAGAGCAGCAAGCGTGCGGTGGAAGCTGTGAAATACCTTGACTGGATGGCAACCGGCAACAATCTGATTGACATCTACAACGGCGTTGAAGGCGAGAACTACGATATGGTGGATGGTATTCCGGTAGTTAAGGCTGATGTTTCCCAGGAATTCCAAGACCGTCTGTTCACTTCCGGGGACACCGCGATTATCTCCAACGGTAAGAACCTCGGCGATCAGGCCACCAATGAGAAAGCCTGGATTATGGGCTTCCCTGCGAACAACCAGGAGGCGCTGAAGCAATCTATTGATATTGCCAACACAGATACTGTGGGTCCTATCGTCTTCGGCAAGCCGATTGAATCAGAATCGAAATACGGCACTACGCTCAGCGACAAGCTGAACGTGATTATCGTAAAGACCGCGATGGCGAAACCGGATCAATTCGATACGATTTTCGAACAGGAAATGAAGGACTACATGTCTCTGGGCGGAGACAAGCTGAAAGCGGAGCTGGAGCAGGCGCTTACAGAGATTTCAGCCAAATAA
- a CDS encoding ABC transporter permease subunit has translation MYFLIFRYGPMYGVQIAFKDFNLFQGINGSEWIGFDAFREVFGMKEFYSSLRNTFMLNFLDLIVSFPAPIILAIMLYEVKSVWFKKISQTLLYIPHFISWVIIGGIVYQLFGNQSGMVNGLLESMGLNPIPFLTEKNPWLITYLFTGVWQSAGWGTILYLAALTGVNRELFEAAEVDGATRMKKILYITLPSIKPTIITLLILNLGKMVSIGFDRPYIIGNTAVREYSDVLSTFVYRIGLESGQYTLATVVGLFQAVVGLVFILGSNYISKKVTGDGIL, from the coding sequence ATGTATTTCCTGATTTTCCGCTACGGCCCGATGTACGGGGTGCAGATTGCCTTTAAGGATTTCAACCTGTTCCAAGGCATCAACGGCAGTGAGTGGATCGGCTTCGATGCGTTCCGCGAAGTGTTTGGCATGAAGGAGTTCTACAGCAGTCTGCGCAATACGTTTATGCTGAATTTTCTCGATTTGATAGTGTCTTTCCCGGCCCCGATTATTCTGGCTATTATGCTGTATGAAGTGAAATCAGTATGGTTCAAAAAAATATCACAGACCCTTCTCTACATTCCCCATTTCATTTCCTGGGTCATCATCGGGGGGATCGTCTATCAATTGTTCGGCAACCAATCCGGTATGGTGAACGGCCTGCTGGAGAGTATGGGGCTGAACCCTATTCCATTTTTGACCGAAAAAAATCCATGGCTGATTACTTATCTGTTCACTGGTGTCTGGCAAAGTGCCGGCTGGGGCACCATCCTGTATCTGGCGGCGCTTACCGGTGTCAACCGCGAGCTGTTCGAGGCTGCTGAAGTGGATGGGGCTACCCGGATGAAGAAGATCCTCTACATTACGCTGCCCAGTATCAAACCAACCATTATTACCCTGCTCATTCTCAACCTGGGGAAAATGGTCAGCATCGGCTTCGATCGTCCTTACATCATCGGGAACACGGCAGTGCGCGAATACTCCGATGTGCTTAGTACCTTCGTCTACCGGATTGGTCTGGAATCGGGCCAGTATACGCTGGCAACTGTAGTTGGATTGTTCCAGGCGGTGGTTGGACTGGTGTTCATCCTTGGTTCCAATTATATATCGAAAAAAGTGACCGGCGACGGCATTCTATGA
- a CDS encoding TIM barrel protein, producing MDKGEFSFSTCWNMRRHTTGDGLLNEIRELGFRRVELNYNVTEEMLVTIEPMIERGEIGISSVHNTFPHVPDPDYGTDSVLLGFEDKEKRKRAIDLLVRSAEYAQRYGGEAVVVHPGEVPFPYDISGELEQIYGGQGRDSAAYRSKWAELMERREAYSAGYVQTIIESLDEVCNRAVSKGLNVRFGIETRSKPQQIPTLAEAKTIINALKGAPVGIWYDTGHAIMMDRLGLYDSIGEMEGLMDDIVGVHIHETIGLADHWCPYVNSGDPDFYDAYLPMIEQAQVKVYELKAACRPEEIHESHRLLTAKLARRG from the coding sequence ATGGATAAGGGAGAGTTTTCATTCTCAACCTGCTGGAACATGAGACGTCATACTACAGGTGATGGATTGCTTAATGAGATCCGCGAGCTGGGATTCCGCAGAGTAGAGCTGAACTATAATGTGACGGAGGAAATGCTGGTTACCATCGAGCCGATGATTGAACGCGGGGAGATCGGCATATCGAGCGTTCATAATACGTTCCCTCATGTTCCGGACCCTGACTATGGCACGGATTCGGTCCTGCTGGGCTTCGAGGACAAGGAGAAACGGAAGCGGGCGATAGACCTGCTGGTCCGCTCGGCAGAATACGCTCAGCGTTACGGCGGCGAAGCTGTAGTAGTGCATCCGGGCGAGGTACCGTTCCCGTATGATATCTCCGGGGAGCTGGAGCAGATCTACGGGGGGCAGGGCAGGGATTCGGCGGCCTACCGCAGCAAGTGGGCGGAGTTGATGGAGCGGCGTGAAGCGTACAGTGCAGGCTATGTGCAGACTATTATTGAGAGTCTGGACGAGGTGTGTAACCGTGCGGTGTCCAAGGGGCTGAATGTCCGCTTCGGCATCGAGACCCGCTCCAAGCCGCAGCAGATTCCGACGCTGGCGGAAGCGAAGACGATAATTAATGCTTTAAAAGGAGCGCCGGTCGGCATCTGGTATGACACAGGCCATGCCATCATGATGGACCGTCTGGGCCTGTATGACAGTATAGGGGAAATGGAAGGGCTGATGGATGATATCGTCGGTGTCCATATTCATGAGACGATCGGCCTTGCCGACCACTGGTGCCCTTATGTGAACAGCGGAGATCCGGATTTCTACGATGCCTATCTGCCGATGATTGAGCAGGCGCAGGTCAAGGTGTATGAGCTGAAGGCTGCCTGCCGCCCGGAAGAGATTCATGAGAGTCACCGTCTGCTAACAGCCAAGCTGGCACGCAGGGGATAG
- a CDS encoding radical SAM protein, whose protein sequence is MYISDYILTCRLSNGRHLIFNSLSGAMDLVEEHISQFLQKQPSATGTLSAQEEQFLMERGYLYEDRAEEQTLISRYKEYLDHHHSAEISFVFCPSMTCNLKCVYCFEPQEIRSSNERMTEDQVRAAFLAMDQMMDKHYSTKHHFIIFGGEPLLPLNDSVVGLILSLAQERGITGTIISNGVFLSHYQNLLEPYKDMIKIQLTIDGPEAIHDKRRITHANQGTFRKITEQIDAFLEHQFDITIRVNLDGENIEHLNELLDFFGDRHWNTHSNFSVTLSPVENYAGNSAPGLLPNYQLTESIKTHVPNDKLKRLNTTLNSDLTRLALPFEKVLDTGIVTDNYFPNVYFCEAAGGKTFTFSPDHQVYPCTSIIGDKKWSLGTYYPQLELDQQKLELWQGRHVLNQPACTACNIAFLCSGNCPVQAERTTGSIMGSYCGNVKRDLDGHLELLNSSFVSLS, encoded by the coding sequence ATGTATATTTCCGATTATATTTTAACCTGCCGCTTAAGCAATGGCCGGCATCTGATCTTCAATTCGCTCTCAGGTGCGATGGATCTTGTGGAAGAGCATATCAGCCAATTCCTTCAAAAACAACCGTCTGCTACCGGCACGCTTTCTGCTCAAGAAGAGCAGTTTCTGATGGAAAGAGGCTATCTTTATGAAGATAGAGCCGAGGAGCAAACCCTGATCAGCCGATACAAAGAATACCTGGATCATCATCACTCCGCTGAAATTTCATTTGTATTCTGCCCGTCGATGACCTGTAATTTGAAATGTGTCTACTGCTTTGAACCCCAAGAGATCCGCTCCAGCAATGAACGAATGACCGAAGATCAGGTCCGCGCTGCCTTCCTGGCTATGGATCAAATGATGGACAAGCACTATTCGACTAAGCATCATTTTATTATTTTTGGCGGAGAACCGCTCCTTCCCCTGAATGATTCTGTTGTCGGGCTTATTCTCAGCCTGGCCCAGGAACGGGGGATTACAGGAACGATCATTTCAAATGGGGTCTTCCTGTCTCACTACCAGAACCTCCTGGAGCCTTATAAGGACATGATCAAGATCCAGCTTACGATTGACGGCCCCGAGGCCATTCATGACAAACGGCGGATCACTCACGCCAACCAGGGAACCTTCCGGAAAATAACAGAACAGATTGACGCCTTTCTGGAGCATCAATTCGACATTACGATTCGCGTCAATCTGGATGGTGAGAATATAGAGCATCTGAATGAGTTGCTGGATTTTTTCGGAGACAGGCATTGGAACACTCACTCTAACTTCTCGGTTACACTGTCTCCTGTGGAGAATTATGCCGGGAATTCCGCCCCGGGTCTGCTGCCCAATTACCAGCTTACTGAATCTATCAAAACGCATGTGCCAAACGACAAGCTCAAAAGGCTGAATACGACATTAAACAGTGACCTAACCAGACTCGCCTTGCCGTTTGAGAAGGTCCTGGATACCGGCATCGTTACGGATAACTATTTCCCTAATGTTTACTTTTGTGAGGCAGCCGGAGGAAAAACCTTCACCTTCTCACCGGATCATCAGGTCTACCCGTGCACCAGCATCATAGGCGACAAGAAGTGGAGTCTCGGAACCTATTATCCGCAGCTCGAGCTGGATCAACAGAAGCTGGAGTTATGGCAAGGCCGTCATGTCTTGAATCAGCCAGCGTGCACAGCATGCAATATCGCTTTTCTCTGCTCCGGGAATTGCCCTGTGCAAGCTGAACGGACCACCGGTTCGATCATGGGTTCCTACTGCGGAAATGTGAAGCGTGACCTTGACGGTCATCTGGAACTGCTGAATTCTTCATTCGTCAGCTTAAGCTAA